The window TTTTAGCATTAACGGAATAATTATTGATGCGAGTGATGGAGCACTTCTATTACTTGGCTGTCAGCGAGAAGAGCTTCTTGGTAGCTATTTGTCTATTCTGCCAGATGCACTTCCAATTGAAAACGCAATAAAATCTGTTGCAGAAACACGAGAAACGGCTGTTGTTGCGGTGCAATTACCTAACGGCGAAGTTCTGCTTGAGTTATCAATGATCTCACTAGATTTACCGCAAGGCGGCTATATACTCGCAACGCAAACGTCCCATACCCCATCAATGGTTGCGACTGAAGTCGGCATGGAAAAACTTGCAGGTGAACCGAATGCCAGTCAACACCGGTGGCAGTTTGCTCTCGAAGGTACTCAAGTTGGTGTCTGGGAATGGAATATCCAAAACTCAGAGGTCTATTTTTCGCCGCGTTGGAAGGAAATCCTGGGTTACAGCGACAATGAGCTGATGAACTCTATCGAGCAGTGGCAGCAGCGTATACACCCTGATGACTACGCACGGGTGATGAAAGCGCATGAACCCGCTTTTATGGAACCGGACCGACTCTATCGTTCCGAATATCGTTTGCAGCATCGTGATGGCAGTTATCGTTGGATTAGCTCCCAAGGGAAAGTGATGAGCTGGACAGGCGATAAGAAACCATTGCGCATGATTGGCACCCACGCTGATATAACTGAGCGCCGAGTCCTTGAAGAGCAGCAAGAGCATTTGGTTCGTATTTTGGAAGCCACCACCGACAGTGTAAATATTGCGACTCCCGACGGCCACATGACATTCTGGAATTCCCATGGGCGAGCTATGGTTGGTGTGAGCCCAGAGGAAGATGTTACTACCATCTCATTCGATAGTTTCCATCCACCAGAATCGCTAAAAACTCTCAACACAATTGCAATTCCTTTTGCTATTGCTAATGGCATCTGGCAGGGCGAAAATATTATTATCAACCGTCAAGGGAAGTTAACTCCCGTCACTCAGGTGATTATAGCCCACCGTGACAATCACGGTAATCTGGAATATCTTTCCTCAATCATGAGGGATATCAGTCCCCAAAAGAAAGTTGAAGAAGCACTGCGCAACAGTGAACAACGCTTGTGGCGATTATTGGAAAGCACCCCCTTAGGAGTGGTGATAATAAACACTGATGGCATAATAGAATGGGTAAATCCCGCCATGTGTCGCAAAGTGGATTACCCATATGAATCCCTTATCGGAAACAGTTTAACCAAGTTCCTTCCAGAAGAAAGCCGGAGGACTTGGCATCAGTGGTTTCGGCAATTTGGTAGCACACCCAAGAAGAGATCCATTAAAGAATGGATGCTTGTGCGGCAGAATGGAGAAATCTTTCTCGCGGAGATGGTGTCAACGATATTCACTGACACAAGCGGGCAATGGCGAATGGTCACCTATGTTACTGACATAACAAAACGCAAGCGCTATGAAGAGGAACTTTTGCGCAGCCTGCGCCAGCAAGAGGAGCTCAATGAGCTAAAAAGCACCTTTGTACAGATGGTTTCACATGAATTCCGCACTCCTCTTGCCGGTATTATGGGTTCGGCAGAACTTCTCAAGAAATACCTAGAGCG of the Chrysiogenes arsenatis DSM 11915 genome contains:
- a CDS encoding PAS domain S-box protein, with the translated sequence MDDTLVSPPQDVFLRIFRLSRSITLLFSINGIIIDASDGALLLLGCQREELLGSYLSILPDALPIENAIKSVAETRETAVVAVQLPNGEVLLELSMISLDLPQGGYILATQTSHTPSMVATEVGMEKLAGEPNASQHRWQFALEGTQVGVWEWNIQNSEVYFSPRWKEILGYSDNELMNSIEQWQQRIHPDDYARVMKAHEPAFMEPDRLYRSEYRLQHRDGSYRWISSQGKVMSWTGDKKPLRMIGTHADITERRVLEEQQEHLVRILEATTDSVNIATPDGHMTFWNSHGRAMVGVSPEEDVTTISFDSFHPPESLKTLNTIAIPFAIANGIWQGENIIINRQGKLTPVTQVIIAHRDNHGNLEYLSSIMRDISPQKKVEEALRNSEQRLWRLLESTPLGVVIINTDGIIEWVNPAMCRKVDYPYESLIGNSLTKFLPEESRRTWHQWFRQFGSTPKKRSIKEWMLVRQNGEIFLAEMVSTIFTDTSGQWRMVTYVTDITKRKRYEEELLRSLRQQEELNELKSTFVQMVSHEFRTPLAGIMGSAELLKKYLERLSPERRTEHLETILGGVQRMVFMMEEILSLGAIDSGRTSFNPTCVDLKSMCRNLQAQLHNVFPGERIRIKFDDIPTFAMLDESLLHHILTNLLSNSLKYSPVTSPVYFSVFGSDSGLCFGVTDFGQGITESDLEHLFEAFFRGSNASNIQGTGIGMMIVKRCLDLHGGTIHIESTLNRGSTFTVTIPQNTKSITEEDSHEPNSTDRR